DNA sequence from the Penicillium psychrofluorescens genome assembly, chromosome: 3 genome:
GGAGGTGGGATATCGACACCCGAGGCGCGTAGATTTCCCGATTAGGCAACTGCCTCAACTGGACACTCCCATTCAATCCTCTTTGTTTATATATATACATGCTTGATTAGGATAATAATGCATAAACAGAACTATATAAACACAATGAAAAAGCAGATTAGCTCCCATTCAACGGTCATGACGTTGCTGGAAAGCTCTAGCTTGAGCATGACAGTTATATATATATGTGGTTGTTGTCCTCGAACGACTGACGAAACAGAAAATAAAAGTAAAAATGCTACCGGTCAGACTCAACCCATGGATTAGGACTATCAAAAACCATGTCGCGCCATATAGCACTGCATCTGCACCGGGAGCTGAGTACTGAAGCTAGCTGCGGGCCAGCCAACGTCGCGCGAGCGCCGCTGGTATCTCCACTGGGCGATATCCCTTTACCTGGCTGAAAGCACAGCATTGGCACTAGTATACAAGGGAGAGACGGAAAGGTTCTGCCGAATAGAGTGCTTCAAAGCTACGTACCATCTCCTGCGAGGCTATAATTCATACGTATCGTCTACTACAGCATCCCTGCTTTCACTCCGGGGCCTGTCTTTGTAACCTACAAAGTCCAAAGAAAGCCTGGAATTATTGAAACATGTCAGCTGCTGGCCGGGTATGGCTTGCTATCCGCGGCGTCTCCGACTGCCAGTCTGGCGCaatgcaccaccaccaccactaggCACACAAGGGATGCAGAATCTCGACATGTCGCGGGTTCATTCTCCGCGACGAATCTCATCCCTAGAAACATAGACTAACCGGCCTAGGCCCAGCAGCTGTTGCACAGTCATCTCCCTCCCGCGGCGCATTCTCCGATCAACATCCGGGTGCCCTGACAATAAGCATGGAATGAAGCCAAACGAGGGAGACTCACATAACAATCCAATCAGCACGCCAAAATGCCAAAACACCACACGGTCCAATGGATGAAGATCGTCGGCAAGGCAAACCCGAAGCTCTCACATATTGTTGTTGGCGTGGATATGGTGGGCCATACCTTGCGCGCGTAGGGCTTGGTGACGCACGATGAAGGGTCAGGCTGGGCTTTTGTTATGGGCAGATTCCACGCCAAAGAATCGGAAAAATACCGCGGAGTATGCTATTTAGTCCATGGCACACGACTCCTAGCCATGCTTGGATTTTTGAGAGTTGTTGCGATTTCTTgtctttccttcttcaccaacGTCGACGCCAATCATTCATTAACGCGCCACTCTAATAGTAATTTATCACAGTCGTCTGTAACGCAGTTTGGTTATAATGCGCAATTATCAACGCGTTCTCCCCTGGGCGGTGCTTCTCTCCTCACTGGGGAGGGCCCAGGCGGGATTGGACTTGAACTCATCTTCGAATGTGGCTGTCTACTGGGGTGGGTACAGCAACAAGGTTCTTCGAGGACAAAGTTAATCGATCTTCATTGCAGGCCAAAACTCGGGAGCTAAAGGACAACAACCTTTAGCCTACTATTGCAAGAGTGAGTTGTCTGAATATTATAAAACGAATGCGCGAAGAAACTAACTAATGGCTTTTAGACGACGCAATCAATGTATGACGAGCGTTTTAGAGTTATGAATGATGAGCTGACTTGGTTCCAGGTCATCCCGCTGGCCTTTGATATGATGATCAATGGTCCAGGAGGTGCTCCAGAGGTCGATTTCTCGGTTACGAGTAAAGACTGCGACGTCTTTCCCGGTACTCAACTGAAGAACTGTCCTCAAATTGCGTAAGGATACGCGGCTCTTGTGTGAAGCTAAACTGACACCTCACAGTACGGACATTAAAGACTGCCAGTCCAAGGGAAAGACAATTCTCCTGTCCATCGGCGGCGCCACGTACAGTGAGGGCGGCTTCACGTCAGAAGCGGACGCAAAGGCTGGTGCACAGCTAATGTGGGAGACGTTCGGGCCCAAGCAGAACGGATCAGACGCAAAACGGCCCTTCGGAGATGTTGCTCTGGACGGGTTCGACTTCGATTTCGAGGCCAATGTTCAAAACATGGCTCCGTTTGCGAATGAACTCCGGTCCCTGATGGATGCTGAGAAGGATAAGAAGTACTTCTTGACTGCGGCACCACAGTGTCCTTATCCAGATCAGTCCGACAAGGAGATCCTCAACGGTCCCGTTTTTATAGATGCCGTGTGGGTACAGTTCTACAACAACTTCTGCGGTGTCAATGCCTTCAACAAGAACGAAAAGGACTCCAAGTTCAACTTCGACCAGTGGGATGACTGGGCCAAGAAGGTGTCCAAGAACAAGGACGTCAAGGTCCTTCTCGGAGTGCCAGCCGACACGACCGCCGCCAGCACCGGCTACATTCCAGCGTCCCAGTTGAAGGATGTGATCGAGTACGCTAAGACCTTCGATAGCTTCGGAGGAGTTATGATGTGGGATGCAACACAGGCGTATTCGAATAATGGTTTTATTGATAGTGTGCGGGAAGCACTGGGATCGGGGCTCTCCAGTTCGTCGTCGTCCACTTCGGCGTCGGACTCggcgtcttcctcttcgtccactAACTCACCGCATCCCTCACCATCCTCCAAACCACCCGtgtcctcgtcctcctcttcctcctcatctgGATCTGGGGACTCCTCCACTGGCGCTGAAACACCGACAACTacaaccaccacctctaCCACTCCCACGAGCTCCGACGCACCGAGCGCAACCCCCACCGATGACGGCGACGATCTCCCGGACAACACATCCACAGCCACACCCACGCCGTCGAGTTCCAGCCAgtcgccgccatccccgaCCGAGACCCCTACCCCGAGTCCAGCGCCCACGACCCTGTCAACGTCAACCACCTCCACAAGCGAGGAGCCTCCCAAGCCGACTAAGACTAAGACTCCTCCCGGTTCGACTGACGACAAATCCGATGACTCTTGGGCCTTGAACGTTATCCCCAATATCCTCAGCACCGATCTGTTCGGTCTTCTCAACACTCTCCGTGAAGCCAATCATCGAACCCCAGCACGTCACGCGCCAGCACATCACACTGAAAATCGCCACCACGGTCGGCCGTTCCATGCTTAAA
Encoded proteins:
- a CDS encoding uncharacterized protein (ID:PFLUO_005566-T1.cds;~source:funannotate) is translated as MYDERFRVMNDELTWFQVIPLAFDMMINGPGGAPEVDFSVTSKDCDVFPGTQLKNCPQIATDIKDCQSKGKTILLSIGGATYSEGGFTSEADAKAGAQLMWETFGPKQNGSDAKRPFGDVALDGFDFDFEANVQNMAPFANELRSLMDAEKDKKYFLTAAPQCPYPDQSDKEILNGPVFIDAVWVQFYNNFCGVNAFNKNEKDSKFNFDQWDDWAKKVSKNKDVKVLLGVPADTTAASTGYIPASQLKDVIEYAKTFDSFGGVMMWDATQAYSNNGFIDSVREALGSGLSSSSSSTSASDSASSSSSTNSPHPSPSSKPPVSSSSSSSSSGSGDSSTGAETPTTTTTTSTTPTSSDAPSATPTDDGDDLPDNTSTATPTPSSSSQSPPSPTETPTPSPAPTTLSTSTTSTSEEPPKPTKTKTPPGSTDDKSDDSWALNVIPNILSTDLFGLLNTLREANHRTPARHAPAHHTENRHHGRPFHA